Proteins from a single region of Ananas comosus cultivar F153 linkage group 3, ASM154086v1, whole genome shotgun sequence:
- the LOC109707725 gene encoding uncharacterized protein LOC109707725, with amino-acid sequence MGGFEEQLKERAKELKHLVKKGVKVVGESCKKTWHKVKKIRG; translated from the coding sequence atggggggaTTTGAGGAGCAGTTGAAGGAGAGGGCAAAGGAGCTGAAGCATCTGGTGAAGAAGGGGGTGAAGGTGGTGGGAGAATCTTGCAAGAAAACATGGCACAAGGTCAAGAAGATCAGGGgctga
- the LOC109707727 gene encoding RNA-binding protein 25: MAKDRDGSTSKGGGGGGGEEEENGDRGEEPPSSKRDRDRRSKRRKEESTEDDGSSDSEEDRARARRRRRGKRSGSSRRSSRRRRRGSESESEDEGSSSGSDSYSESESEGSESEEAEGGEDEVRRGRKEKRRRREREHEKERRRRKEKEREKKRRREKEERRRKKEKDKKKKKKEKDAGKKGAVTNSWGKYGIIREIDMWNKRPEFTAWLAEVKQVSLETLSNWEEKQMFKEFMEDHNTATFPSKKYYDLDAYHRRMMEKQMKKGWKKIPAVERTVFNDEEQRRQELLIERERQKEEQVETLKRSMQSGMAQAMKEQARLREEMMYQYKLGNFEAAAAIQRRLDPDVPM; encoded by the exons ATGGCGAAGGATCGGGACGGATCCACCtcgaaaggaggaggaggaggaggaggagaagaagaagagaacgGAGACCGGGGCGAAGAGCCTCCGTCGTCAAAGCGAGATCGGGATCGGAGAtcgaagaggaggaaggaggagagtACTGAGGACGACGGTTCAAGCGATTCCGAGGAGGATCGGGCAcgagcgaggaggaggaggagggggaagaGGAGCGGGAGCTCGCGGAGGAGCTCTCGAAGGAGGAGGCGTGGCTCGGAGAGCGAGTCCGAGGACGAGGGTTCGTCCTCGGGCTCGGATTCGTACTCGGAGTCGGAGAGCGAGGGTTCGGAATCGGAGGAGGCTGAGGGGGGCGAGGATGAGGTGAGGCgggggaggaaggagaagaggcggaggagggagagggagcacGAGAaggagaggcggaggaggaaggagaaggagagggagaagaagaggaggagggagaaggaggagaggaggaggaagaaggagaaggataagaagaagaagaagaaggaaaaggatgCGGGTAAGAAGGGAGCGGTTACAAATTCCTGGGGCAAGTATGGAATCATTCGAGAAATCGATATGTG GAATAAACGACCAGAATTTACTGCGTGGTTAGCAGAAGTGAAGCAG GTAAGTTTGGAAACACTATCCAATTGGGAAGAGAAGCAAATGTTTAAGGA GTTCATGGAAGATCATAATACGGCTACATTTCCATCTAAAAA ATATTATGATCTAGATGCCTATCATCGTCGCATGATGGAAAAGCAGATGAAAAAAGGTTGGAAGAAAATTCCGGCAGTGGAACGTACAGTATTCAATGATGAAGAACAGCGTCG CCAAGAATTGCTGATAGAACGGGAAAGACAGAAGGAAGAACAAGTAGAGACTCTGAAGCGTTCAATGCAAAGTGGAATG GCTCAAGCAATGAAGGAACAGGCTCGTCTAAGGGAGGAAATGATGTATCAGTATAAACTGGGTAACTTCGAG GCCGCAGCTGCAATCCAGCGGAGACTAGATCCTGATGTTCCCATGTGA